tattttcaaaaccTGGCAGGCaacaatacattttaaatgtagTTCAGTTACCTGCGGCAAGATATTACCAAATTATGGTTTAAACTTTATGACGGCTGTTCCTGATACTCCAAGCccctttttcccttttcccctCAGGGGCACACTTAGAATGTCATTAAACTGCCTGGCAATTTGGTTTTCGGTCACAGTGGGGAaaggttttctttttttcgtcGCTTTGTTGTCGGTTGCGAGCAGGAAAACCTCATAAAAGCCCGAAGTGAGACATAATAATAAAGCACCAGAAGACAATTCAGCTcgtaaaaatacaaaataaatgttataaatgtagccataaaaattacaacaaaaacaaaggtGGAGCCACTCCCCAGTGGAGGGGGAGGGCCCTTGTTTTTTGCTTGCCACCTTTGTCAgcgtaaaatatttttaactgATTGATACGCGCGGGGTGGTGGGTTGTAGGTCACACGTACAAGTGGGTCTCaatgtgtgcgagtgtgtgtgtgctgcgtgacaaaaacacacacacacacacacacttatacAATCGCACGCAGGTGGTGGGACATTAGGGTGAAGTGAATAAAAGAGGGGCAAGGGAGTGAGAGACACTGACGAGTGACGCCGAAAAAGAGGCAAACACTCACACGCTGACGGAGAAGCGCGAAAACAAATGAGAAAAAATATGTTACAAAGTGTCGCACAtgacacacactcactcacacccGCAAACGCAAACACTCGCGTCCACATACACAGCACCTTTtggctcaaaaaaaaaaatgtgactTTTTAAATCACAAATATATCAAcactttatttattgaaaCCAAAAATTAGACGATgttttcaaagattttttattaaaactaaaagatTAAAACCCCTTCTAATCTTGTATTTTCTTTCTTATATTACCAAGACGAAATTGCtgaaatatgtttataaaaCCTTAcgattaaaattgaaaactaatttagacttaataattaagatttctttaaatttctTGCATATCTGAGCAATGATCGTGAAAAgcttattaatatatatataatatcttTGGGAATTAAATCTCTAGACGTATTATTTCAtccatttctttcagtgcactgGCTGAGTTGTGCACCTACAGGAGCATGCCACTTGTTCGCCTCGTCATGTCCTGGCAGCAAGTTTTACATTGTCTGGCTTCGAGCGTTGTGCCATTTTTACTTTGGCTTTCACGGAGAAAGGGGGTACGTAAAAATAAAGGTTGGAAGTGGTGAGGGGGGGGTGGGTGAAAGTTAGGGGAGGGGTGACCCGTTCGAGGGTCGGTGTGGGTTTTTGGGTTGCTGCCGCTTTTGTGTCATCCTCGTCGACGCATTCGTGTCAAATTTATTTCTcctctcgtttttttttgctttgtatTTTAGTGTAATTTTGTTGATTACAACGTTGTTGCCTTTCTGCTTTCCAtacagtgtgtgtgtgtttgtgcgtgtgtgtgggtttgACATCGTTGAGTGTGTAATTTATTTGGAGTGATCCTAAATTATACATGCATGTGCCTTGCGTAACTGCCAAAGATATGGTCAGAGATATGGTAAGAGTGTATTTTAATTTGGGCTTACATTTTGAAATAACTTGACCCAGTGCGACACCATTTATTGTGTCTTTCAAGAAATAGTGGCAGCTAATAAGCAAACAATAATTACCAAATAATATTATGCAAAACACAAggcataaatatatttataagataAAACTTTAATtcataaatttacattttaaacatCTTAGGAAAATACGTTGATATGAAATGGAAACACCAAAGCAGAGAGGCGAGCCcagaaaagtatgctacacttTCGTTCGCATTCCACCTCCATCACGCTGTCCTTTTATCTTCGCCGTCTTCTTGGCCCTCGGCTAACGATTTTAGGGCCACATTATTACTTTTTATGACGGCACAAGGGAAAGTCATGTTTCGAGCTTGTTAATATAAAAATTGCGGTGGAACCATCGCGTTCTGGCACCCCCGGGCCAAACTCAACGCCAAAATGTCTAATGAAATCTAATAAATTAAAGAGATTTATACAAAAGCCGTTTGCCCGTGGCTCTGCTCCCTTATTTTTCGCTCAACCATATATTTTccttacaaatatatatgtatatatagatttgGCTGCTTTTCTTGGTTGGCATAAGAAACATTAGTTCACACTGGACGAAGGGAAATCATTGACTTTTCACCAGAGTGTAAATTCTTTGAATAACAAGAGCGATGGGATAAGTTTCTTTCCCATTTCTCCCGCCACTTGTCACACTCCATTGTCTTCTGTTGTGAATGAGAGCCCCAAGGAACGCAAAACAGATAAAAGATATCCGATAAGAGGGTGAAATGCTCCCGAAACAATCAAAACTTAAAACTTAAATCAAAGTCAATGCTTcgataaaatgttttattttatcactcagccaaattaaattgaaattgctctAATGCTCCTTTTATTTTGACCGACTCTTTGCCTTTGTGTGCATAAAAgtttaattgacttttaatGTTTATTCGGCAATGGAagtaaaagaaataaacaccATTAGATGGCGAAAAACGAAAGCGAACTGTGGCTATAAATCGGATGGCAAAACTGTGCCAAAGTCAGttgaaaaatttaatcaaCCTTGTTGTGACAATCCTGGAGAGGATTTGCAGGTGGGTTGGTCGTCCCTAGAGCCACTTAACTATAAATCTTGTGCCGCTTTAGGAGGTGCAAAATTGTATACATAAAATACTTCTACGTAGTCGCATTCGTTGAGgtaatgttttaaaaatgatttatggatTCGCATCCCCATCTCACAAGGAAGGAGCAAAGGACGAAAGCAGAGCGGCAGGAAGCATGGGCATGTGTGAGGATCGGAGGGGAGTTCAAGGAGCCGGTTCAGGACCCGGCACCTCAAGTGCTCGGCCAGCCATGCAATTACATATATCaaggaatgggaatgggtctGAAAACTCACTGCGGGGTGGCCCGTTCGCCGGAGAATATGGAGGCTTCCCTTGGTATTTTTGTGCATGTTACAGAAGGGGCgaatgcataaattatttaaaattaccCGGCAGCGGCAGAAGGCTCTTCAGCTCCCGTGGAGCAGACCCAGTCTTGTAAAGTGCGTGTTATATTGAACAAATATTATTTGGAGTGCAATAAATAGATGATAAATGTCTTAAAGGCGACCCGAGAGCTCCTGCAGAAAGTTAATCAAAGCGTTTGAGAAATGGGCTCATCTCGGCAAAGGAACTGCATAGTTGGCGGTGTTTACCGTCGCGAAGAGGAGCAACTTTCTTCGGTGTTTAATAAACAAAGGGCGTCGGCTATATTAATCATGACATAAAATGTTTTCCTATTTTCTTAGTTGCAACTTGCTCTTAACCCCATAACTATTTCGCTAAACTTTCGAGCTAATGTACTGCTAAGATTCCATTTGTTTTGTATTAATTAAGTAAGGGTGTTTTCATTGCGAAACAATCAATGAAtaattaccatttatattcaattattatttaccCCAATTCATAGTTATATTTTCGAATACACATTAAAAACTTTCTACGAAGTAAAAATGCCTAATGCTTGGCTTTTGTGATCACTTCCGAGCCAATAAAGATTTCCTTCTCGGCAACCAAAGCAGATTTCTTGAGCATATAATGCAGATGCAGGAGACAACAGAACGCGAAGGCGATGCGAAACAGCAGTCGTCTGTTGGGAGTAACCAATCCAAGGACTAATAGCCTTCTTTGAAAACAGCTCCTCCTTACGCTCTGACCAAAACTGTCGGTATCCTGCAGCTTCCAGCGGAAGTCCTTCCGCTGCAACCATCCATGCGTGGCCAGGACCTCCTCGAACTGTAGTAACCGCGCCACATGCATCCAGGATGTGTCCTGCGGAGCACTAGTAGTGGCCACCAGCTCGTCGAGGGTGTGCAGCAGAGACCGCAGCGTGTTGACGATGACCGCGATCTGAAAGATGCGCCGCCACACGCCACTGGAAAAAGTGTAGATAGAGCTCAGGTTGTAGAGAACGATGAGTACCAACTGGGGGCTCAGGCAATCTATACATTGCCGGGTGACCTTGACATAGGACCGATGCAATCGCTGCAGCGAAATCTGTCGTCTCTGTAGCCTTCTAACCGCTCGATAATCCGATCGCAGGATCTCCAAACAGAGCCTCTCGTCAATGGCCGCCATTTCACTGTTCACCAGCTCGAAGGACTTCAGCAGCAGGGCTAGCACAATGCTAATCAAATGCGAGGTGACGTCTATCACCCAAATGGTCATCGAAATGGGTACCACGAAGAGCACAATGAAGAGCGCTTTCCAGCTGATGTTTATGGGGCCCAGAAGTCCCTTGTAGAACAATCGAAAGACCAGCAGCTTGAGCACTAATTGGAAGGCCAAAAACCAAGACAGCTCCACCTTCCGCCTGCAGAGCCGATGAAGCTGTGGCGAAAGTCGCAGGATTCGATTTATCACTCGTCTACGCTCCTCGATGACTCCTCTTGGCTGGATTAGCAGCCAGCAGGAGAAACCCACTAGCTGAAGATGCAGCATCAGGGGATAGGGATCGAGGAGTGCCAGCGTGAAGAAAAAGGCGCACCAAAGTCCAATCATCCTTGACACCGTGACGCTGTAGTACGTCAATCGCAGCTCGTTGCAGGACTCATCGTAGCGGAGTCGCATCAATCCCAGGTAATAGAACTGCGCCAGATAGAAGCGCAGCAGAAGGAGCACGTGCCTGCTGATGTAACGGTTGCTCAAGCGAAGCGAATGCCACGGGGCCATCGATGAAATGAATCCACCAACTGGATACGACTGTTTCCCAATAGAATGGCCATCGTTAGGTGCGTAATGCCGCCATAATGATCTTCTGATGTCCACTAATTAGCTATATGGCACTCAAATGGACAGATATAGATAGATTGATATAagcattatttaaaaatatgtaccTTTGCCTTATTgtgcttttcatattttattcttttttgcaataaacacTTGCGGCAAAGTGCGCTGAAAATGAGAACTTGATGAGCGGCCATGGCAACCGACTGTGTACATTAGCCGGAAAACAAAAGCGTGCTCGATGGCTTCATGGCCAAGCACATTTCAGTTAGATGTACTCCAGAATTCTTGCACTTCATCAACACAATTTGTTATGCAATTAATTTGAGTGGCAAAAAGTGAGGAACTTGGTTTGAAGGCGCCAAATGGAGAAATGGCTGATGGCGAACGGCGGCGGGTGCTGGATGTGAAGTCTGGTAAACaagttttgcataatttccataaaatatttcataaacaacttgaaaaatggaaaaaaagcTATGCTATGCAGCTGGAGACTGAGGCGAGGGAAGTCCGAAAAGAAAGCAAGGCAAACTCGGAGCGGTAATTAAAAAGTTCACAAAAGAGTCGGGCACCAGGGACTTTGGAAAATTGCTACCAAGAAGAATTCCGCCGATGACAAGGCGTAAAACTTGCCGATTGAATGCGAAATGTGGCCCGGGCAGCCGGACGGACTCCTACCCATTGccaattcaaataaattaaaaaggaaCTGCGACTCGTTGCCAAGTTTGTCACCGCAGAAAAATAATACGGAAAAAATGCtctctatatacatatataatacatatatatagaagATAGATATTAAAATATGTAGATGTGGAAAAACAGCGCAGTGGAGGCTTGAAAGGAACCGCAAACTGCGGTCGCTGTGGCTTCTCTGGTCAGTGGTCGTTACTTTTGCActcttgttgttatttttgcgGTGCTTGTCCTGCCAGCACCGCATCCTGGCATCCTTGCATACTTACATCCTTTTCGCCTTGCAGAGTGCCACTGCTCATTATTGTCGGCAATGTCCAGGCATCGGAAATTGGAAAAGTTTCCTGCCTTCGTGACAATCCACACTTTCGCTCACACGTTCTATGAATATTCAATGCAGTCATAGATTATATTCAATTGATATAATGACGTAAATAATAGTTGACAGGGTCAAGTACAggatgaatttatttttaagagatttataaataaacatcAAACGAAATGCTCGAGAGTTGCTAAATATTTACTACAATTTACAATGTTTTGCTAAACAGCaaagctctctctctccctctctttgCCATTTCTGCCCCTCTTTTAACCGTTTTCTCTTTGGGACATCAGCAGGGGTGCTTTTGAAACGGTTTGGATTTATCTGAGCGGTTGAAAGTGGGGAAAAGCGATGTTTTCCATGTAACAAACAATACGGTTCAAATGAATATAACTACAACCGTGAGATTTAACTACTATCGGCAATATCCCGACGCAACCAATCGACCAAAGCATCACGGGCGCATTCCGCATCAGCATCCAGGCAGAACAACTTGCAGATGTCCTGCAGCCAGTTGCCAATGATGTAGCGCTTAATGCACGGCATTACACCCAACTCCCGAAACACTTTAAGGCAATAAATTTGCAGGCGGGGATTATCCGTCGTCGAAGTCATGAGACGACCCACATAACACGGCAGTTGGGTGAACTCCCTGCTGCGCCACAATGCCCGCTTGCTATGGAGCCCATTGAGCAGGGCCAAAGCCGTATATTCCCAGTTCTCCACCTTCTGGCGAGGCAGCAACATTCGCGGATTCTCATCGGGCTGGGCAAAGACGTCGTAAAGCAGCTTTACACCATCCACGGCATCGAAACGCCGCTGACCCTCAGCACAGCAGAGTAGCAGCGCAAATGCCTTGGTGTTCATGTCCCAGAAGTTGGACAAGCGGTTTAGGATCCTCGAGTGCAGCAGCTCGAAGAGGCCCAGCTCGATGCCCCGATCGGGTGCCACTTCCAGCATGTCACACAGGTGATGCCACAAATGCAACGGGAATTGCGGACGGCATGGATCCTGTCTGAAGATCTCGGCTAAGGCGGAAAAGTTTTCAGGATCCTCCAGGAATATACCCAGAACtaggaaaaaatataacaCCGTTAAATCCAATGAAGTGCATGCAGAGCTCACCTTTTGGCTTGCATGTCAAATTTCGCAATATCTCTGAAGCCAATTCATCCTTAATAGGCTCTTGGTTCTTAATGATTTTATAAAACTCCACCCTTAAGCACTTGCGGTTGGCTATATTTTCGGCTCCATCCAAATTGCGGGATAGTATATctttaagaaataaaagcttATTCTAAGAATTCACACAACCTTCAACTTACTATAAATCCTTAGATACATCTCCACCTCCCGGTGCTCCTCCTTGTGATGCTTCAATCTCATACGCATAAAGGCATTCTTCAACCTATTGGTAGGATAGAAACTGGAtgatatcaaaaaaaaaaaactcctcAATGCAGACAACCCACTTTCTAACAAGGTCCATTTCAATGATAGCTCTTTGGGCATTCAGTGGATTTAGAACGAATTCCGACAACGATACGACTGCCTTCCAATGGGTCAGCCTAACATCACTATCCAGTTCTTTGAGCAATTTGGGCAGTGCAAACCAGCCGTAGGCCAGTTCAGCACGATCCGCCAGGTGCGTCGAGGTCGAATTGCAGCAGAGCGGCATACACTTGCAAATATTCCGTTTCTCCATATGATGCGTCCACTCTGTaatccattttttttatgattatcCTTCGCTGATTATATATCGCAACTAAATTACCCGTAGTCTGCAAGCTGTTTATGGAGGTCGGCTTCATCACATCCTTGATTTCGTGTTGCAGAAAGTGATTGCGATATCTCGCTAGCTGCTCCCACATTTTGGTTTAATGgtttgttgttattataatgAGAAAATACAATACGTGTCAAATGCCAGaacttttttcaaaaatcaaCTTCTATTCTACGTTTCAACTTAACATTTCTGTTAGGAAAACTATGTTTCTGTACTGTAAAGCGCCATTGCGGCTGAGAACGTAACCCAATTGGTTGGAAGCTCAACTGCGTGTTGAATATTATGAAAAGGTTCGAAGCTCGGATGCAACAGCTGTTCGTCGCCTGAAATCGATATATCGCAATTTGGTTGATATATTTCGCCGATTCAATGCCGCTGCATTTGTGAACGGACGCCGAGCGAGTTACTACCGAATATTAGATGCGGACTGCAAGCGCAGCTATACGAGAATATACCGACAGGCAcgcaaaatatgcaaataccAGGAGTGCATCTCTATTGACCGGTCAAATACTCGGCTTGGCGGATAGTGcatttgcagttgcaatttcATCAATCGCCAAATGCACTTGACTGAAAGGCTgtacaaaaaaacaaagagaaaAAACCCAGTGTGCGTGCGggaatatgtaaaaaaaaaacgagttaAATAAATAGCTAAATAACAAGCAGAAAGCAGAACGTAAGTATCGAAAAAGCGCAGTGTTTTTGTTGTGCCGGCTGAAATAAATTCGATTGTGTGCGCGCgcgtttgtttgtgtgtcgGCATGTGCGTGTGAGTGAGCAGACAACAAAAGGAATTCGGCTCGCTCAACTTCTTCCTAGTTTACCGTTACTTGCACTGCCAAAATCGCAAAAAATAAGGGGAATAGggagataaataaataagccgACGAATTTCGAATAGCATAAATAGTAGCtcctgccaaaaaaaaaaagaagaaaaatcaGAGAAACGTCAGTCAAATCGAAAAACAGAAATGGCCTTGATAAAACTAGCAAGGTGAGTTTTTATTCTGTTTTCTCGCTAATATTACCTATAAAGTATGTGTATAGGAATTTTCCCGTTGAAAGTTGTAGTCCACCTTCTctttctttgcttttccaCTTAACAAACCGCAATTAAGTTGGCCAGGGGCGGAGTTTCCACCGAAAGGGGGTTTTTCCAGCACTTGCCCACGTAAATTGATTTTCTGTGGCCCCGTCATCCTGTCGTGCTGACCTGAACTGACcccatttttcatttccattttccgacAAAAGAACAAAGTCCGCAGCCTGAAAAATCCGGCCctggccttttttttttattgttgcctCTTGGTCAACAGCAAAGCGCTTGAGGCCGTGTAATAACTTTcgggcaaatatttatttcccaGCAACGAGTTGTTGATATTGAAGTTGGTCAATGCACTTTGGCGCCCCTGAAACGCACTTCAAATATCGCTAAGTGTAATCAGGGACTCGGAAAAACGATGATAACAATAATTAAGCATATTGCAGAATCGTAGATATACATacaattatatttatgtatttcaaTTGTATGATAATATGATATACTTAATACCagtacatttacatttacaaaaataaacatcCTTGTGCTTAGatccaaattaatttcgcatgaaatattttcgaaatcTTCATAATACCAGTTTCGCAACCAGATTAAACTACTTTTTAGAACACACAACGAACAATCGAATCTAATTTGAACAAGATCAATTCATAAACTTAAGAACACAGCGAACGTAGGATTATGATAATCTGAATTTCAAATGAACTGCTAATAATAGGAAAACTTACGTGAGGTCTGTGCAATTAATTCTGTTATTGTCTAACAACTAACAATGTATTTGTTTACCTTCTCGATTTCGTTTGTTGACTTTTCCAGCATGTACAACAACTAAACAAACTAGCTATCTGGCTATCGAATTTCCAACGCCATTATATCCACTATCCCCTTCACTATAGACTccgatatttatttatttgctgtttacgttcgcaaaaaaaaaaccaaacagtCGCAAATCACACATGATTAAATTAATCAAGCGGCGCACAGGCGTTAAGTTTGCGATCAGTTGATTGATGGCCCGCTGACTGATTGGCCGCGTGCTCAGCAATCAGAATTGGGACTATCCCATACGCCACATACACTTTGCCCGGAGGATCCGAGCTGCACTTGCTGCACTGTGAGTGCCCCACTTCTAATGGTCCGCACATAGTTGGAGCAGTGATTCACCTGACCCATTCCCTGGAAGGGGTTCGGTGGTCCAAAAATAACTCCCAGCCTTTCAGCAATTGAGATCAGAGTTGCTGGGACACGGACTTTGGTAATTGAGTGTAATTGGAAGTGAACACGAGACCACTCACTCCAATCCCCAGATCTCGGTGGCCAGATGACGGATGACAGGCCCAGTGGAAGCTGCAAAAGTGCAGCAGATTGCATCCACAAAGAATGTGTCTGTATCGCGGCCCGATGGCCCCAATATGTCCTCGCCTGACCTGCTAGTTCAATTTGCACATGAAACATACAGTATGTATTCTTCGAGTACCACCACCTCATATATgcatgtttatatatatatatatatatatatatatatatatattcatatttatatggCTGTGCAGTGGAAACTTTTGTGGACTACAATGAGAAtgcaataaaactaaaacgGGAGGCTGCATTGATAAAGCGAGTAATCTATATGACGACATGGTCTCGAGTTACTCTGTAAATAGCACCCTGCGCACATGGAGCGTATTTACATaccacatatacatatatgtacgtacatactATGTATCTGCGTAATCTCGGGCTGTTTGAAAGCCCTATTGTTATACGACTCGTGCTGGCgactgtttaatttaattatgacTGTTTCATTAATTGAAGTGCGTAGTATTCTATAAATGGAAATCTTGCGGCCGCAATAACAACGCGCATGGGGCATCAAATGAAAGCTTCCAATCAAGATCAGTGCTTTATAACTTTTGTCAATCTTAACTCAGTTCGATTTGTCACTCCACTTCAGCAAAGTCGTAGATCTTCGATTGATAAGCAGTACTTCCTTTGTCTTGGCCAAAATGCACCTGATCGATCAATGGGAGGTCTTGGCCATCCACTCGTGAGTAGACTCAGCTATCTTTGTAAAGTTGCGCAATTTCCAAGCTGGTCGCACATCGAATTCTAGTTCTCATTCC
The sequence above is drawn from the Drosophila melanogaster chromosome 2R genome and encodes:
- the Grl58a gene encoding gustatory receptor-like 58a; the protein is MAPWHSLRLSNRYISRHVLLLLRFYLAQFYYLGLMRLRYDESCNELRLTYYSVTVSRMIGLWCAFFFTLALLDPYPLMLHLQLVGFSCWLLIQPRGVIEERRRVINRILRLSPQLHRLCRRKVELSWFLAFQLVLKLLVFRLFYKGLLGPINISWKALFIVLFVVPISMTIWVIDVTSHLISIVLALLLKSFELVNSEMAAIDERLCLEILRSDYRAVRRLQRRQISLQRLHRSYVKVTRQCIDCLSPQLVLIVLYNLSSIYTFSSGVWRRIFQIAVIVNTLRSLLHTLDELVATTSAPQDTSWMHVARLLQFEEVLATHGWLQRKDFRWKLQDTDSFGQSVRRSCFQRRLLVLGLVTPNRRLLFRIAFAFCCLLHLHYMLKKSALVAEKEIFIGSEVITKAKH
- the CG13501 gene encoding uncharacterized protein, isoform B, with amino-acid sequence MKPTSINSLQTTEWTHHMEKRNICKCMPLCCNSTSTHLADRAELAYGWFALPKLLKELDSDVRLTHWKAVVSLSEFVLNPLNAQRAIIEMDLVRKLKNAFMRMRLKHHKEEHREVEMYLRIYNILSRNLDGAENIANRKCLRVEFYKIIKNQEPIKDELASEILRNLTCKPKVLGIFLEDPENFSALAEIFRQDPCRPQFPLHLWHHLCDMLEVAPDRGIELGLFELLHSRILNRLSNFWDMNTKAFALLLCCAEGQRRFDAVDGVKLLYDVFAQPDENPRMLLPRQKVENWEYTALALLNGLHSKRALWRSREFTQLPCYVGRLMTSTTDNPRLQIYCLKVFRELGVMPCIKRYIIGNWLQDICKLFCLDADAECARDALVDWLRRDIADSS
- the CG13501 gene encoding uncharacterized protein, isoform A, which gives rise to MWEQLARYRNHFLQHEIKDVMKPTSINSLQTTEWTHHMEKRNICKCMPLCCNSTSTHLADRAELAYGWFALPKLLKELDSDVRLTHWKAVVSLSEFVLNPLNAQRAIIEMDLVRKLKNAFMRMRLKHHKEEHREVEMYLRIYNILSRNLDGAENIANRKCLRVEFYKIIKNQEPIKDELASEILRNLTCKPKVLGIFLEDPENFSALAEIFRQDPCRPQFPLHLWHHLCDMLEVAPDRGIELGLFELLHSRILNRLSNFWDMNTKAFALLLCCAEGQRRFDAVDGVKLLYDVFAQPDENPRMLLPRQKVENWEYTALALLNGLHSKRALWRSREFTQLPCYVGRLMTSTTDNPRLQIYCLKVFRELGVMPCIKRYIIGNWLQDICKLFCLDADAECARDALVDWLRRDIADSS